ATTTGCCATTGCGGGGAAGCAATTAGACAATCTGATGGCATGGGCAGCATCAGAGTTTTGGATATACACTCGGATTCGTCAAGGCGTAGATGTACGAGCTGTTTTAGCTTGCAAAacgatcttatattatgggccggagggagtactaaataTTTGTATCATGTCTAGCTCTTAAGGTTGCGGTCAAGTCAGTAGAAGTGTGGTGAAATTCAGTGCTACATGGTGTACTTAATTGTACGAAATAAATTGCAACTGGCTCCACCTCTTTGTGTTGTCACTTACCAGGTTATGAAATTATCCATTGTCATCATGTGATTTAAGTGCGGCAAAATTGAGTAATTCAGTTAAGAAAAACAAAATTGTGTAATGAGGAATTTTACTGCTGAACCCCGCTATCTAGAATCTTCGTGTAACTCAGATACTTGTTGGAGTGACACAGGCATTTTTGGTTAACAATATTTCCAAACTTCTCACAAATCGACAATGTTCTGCTATGCAGCGATACACCAAGGTCCGGCCAACAGGGAGAATGTTGGAAAGGGAATGGATAAGAGAGACAAACGCAATACCACTGTCAAGGAAAATATCTCTATGTAAGTGCACATTTACCATTTTCCATATGTCAATATGTACTTGTGTATATGCGCATACCTTCGGGTATCATCAGATTTGCCTTTATGTCAGGACTATAGACAAGTCAGAACCCTTCAtcaaaggaagaaagaaaaagcATTGTAAGAGATACTCTGGACTCTACTCTCTAAACGTTGAGTTCCTACAACATTGTCATTTTAAACCTTTGTAAGATAAATCTGTTATCCAATTTTTATCTTGGATGTACTCAGTTGGAACAAACATGTTGATAAGATCTCATGGTTCTACATTCAAAATATCTACTCTCATATTTTCTACCTTGATTAATGCTGTTCATAGCTCAAACTTGACACAAAGCCTGACACTAGGCATTTCCTAACCTATTTATTTGCTAAATGGAACCATGTAAATGATATTAATTTTTGCATGTTTCTCGGTTCTATATTAGTTACTTTTGTTGTCAACTTACATACATAATGTAATATTGCAGATGGGCCCTGTGAAATTGAGTTTTTGCCGTCGGTTGACAATCTTGTGGAGCCTGCTGACTACAGCAATTTTACACAGTTCTTGTTGAAGTATATCTTGAATGAGGGACATTTGATTGGTAATGGATTTTTTGAACCATTGTTTGCTGGGCACCAGAGTCTTCGGGAAAGAGAGGAAACATATTATGCAAAAAACCAAAGTCTTCACTGTGGTTTTGTAGATGGTCCAGAGGGTTACCCCAGTAGTGGATTTGATTTGGATGAACATGACAGGGCTTATATGGCTACCTGCCGTGTGGTGGTGTCATCATGCATTTTTGGAGGCTCTGATTACTTAAGGAGACCAACTAAAAGCAGAGTAATGTTCTTGTTCCTTTTTTGTGCATGCATTCTTAACAAGTACCATGTTTTTCAGATGCAAAATGGCAAGTCACCATCATTTCCTCCTTGGCAATCTCTTTGTGTTTTTTCAATCTCATGGTGATTGCATGCTTTTCTCTCTTTATTACACTGTTTCAGAAACATTATCATTTACCAGTTTAAAAATCTCACAGATTGGCTCATACTCTAAGAAGAATGTGTGCTTCATCATGTTCCTGGATGAGCTAACGTTGACAACCCTTTCCTCTGAAGGACACGTCCCTGATGAAAATGGATCCATTGGTCTTTGGAGAATTGTTGTAGTTAAGAATTTACCCTACAAAGATATGCGGAGAGCAGGAAAGGTGCCAAAACTTCTGGCTCACCGACTCTTCCCATCTGCCTTGTAAGTTTTTTGCTGATGTATTTGTCCATAATATCTAGTTGCATGGAGATTCTGTATAGTACTCTATACTCCTTGCAGAATAAAATTATATAAATTCTAAAGCACGCGGAGTTAGTTCGTTACTACTTATTAGCTGGTTGATTGCTGATGTATGTCATCTCATCAACTACTAATGTAGTTTAGGATCTTAGTTTTTATTAGCTTTCTTTTAACTGGCACATATATGTATTTTCCTATACATATTACCACTACATGCATTTTCTTCTCCATGGCTAACATAACACATTTTACCTGTTAGGTACTCCATCTGGTTGGATAGCAAATTGCGTCTTCATGCTGATCCAATGCTTATCATTGAGTATTTCTTATGGAGAAAGAAAGCAGAGTACGCCATTTCAGTGCACTATGATCGCACCTGTGTCTGGGAGGAGGTGCTTCAGAACAAGCGCTTAAACAAGTACAATCACACTGCTATCGATGAGCAATTTTACTTTTATCAGTCTGACGGCCTTGTGAAGTTTAATGCCTCTGGCCACGATCCTGTTCTACCGAGTTGTAAGTAGCATTTACTTATGTTTGATAAATTCTCCTATGAGTAAATGAGTTGATCGAGTGTATAACAATTTTGCAGATGTGCCCGAAGGATCTTTCATCGTGCGTGCCCATACACCAATGTCTAATTTATTTTCATGCCTTTGGTTCAATGAGGTCAACCGTTTCACTTCACGTGATCAATTGAGTTTTACATACACTTACTTGAAGCTCAGGAGAATGAACGCTGGAAGATATTTTCAACTAAATATGTTTAAGGTAATAAATGTCCTGATATGCTGTATTTTATCTTAGTTAATACGTACTTGATAATAATTACTGTCAATGGTAGTTCATTCCTACACAGGGTACATAGAATCTTAATATGGTTCTTTTCATCTTATTGTTAAAACAGGACTGTGAAAGAAGAGCAGTAGCTAAACTGTTCCATCACCGAACTAATGGATCTACAGATCCACCCCCAACAAACCTTCGTACGGATAAAAATCATTCATCGATGCCAAGCTAAGACTGCCATTGACGAACTAGAAGCTAAACTCCTTTAATGGAAGATCTCGATGCTAGCAGACAGGAAGCGGGCCGCCGCCTGCATCCCTACATGGAATTCTTTTTCGCTGCTGCCTCCTGGTTTCCACAGTTTCCAGACGCGGGAGAAATCTTACAGAGCAGCACTGTATTCTGCTGCGATCAGAGGAGCAGAAAACGGGCAGTTTCAGGTTCCAACCATGCAGGCTTTTACTCGCAAAGTCGTTGGTGGAAGAAATACATATCGGGGAAAATACCCTTTGGAACATGGTGGTAATTACACCTGATAAATGattttatttttaaaaaattcagaaaaagtCAAAACGTTCCAAAACTTCTTCCCAACAAATTTGAGCTGTCGTTTCTGTCGTACCAAAATATTCTGTAATGAAATATTCtctgacaaaaatgacaaattgCCCTGGACATATAGCATGAACAGTATCTCGTATATAGCGacaaatttgttttttttacGTCCACAACAACATGAAAGTCATTTCTTCACGAAAGATTTTATACAAGGCAACAATAAATCTCCTTTATTTGCAAAATGTTTCAGATTTTTTGAATTTCTTACAAATTATTATTTTTCTTAAAAAAAGGGTGTAATTACATCCAAGAGCGAAACGTTCACTTCCGCAGGATAATGTTGTGAATTTCAACTCACTGATGTTCTGATAGTCATTGCTCAGTCAAAGAACGGGAGTATGAGTAGGAGAGCAGGTATCATTTTCAGTGTACGAAGAGATAATTCCTGGAGATTCCTTATTTTTAGTACGACGGAAGTTGTATCTTCTTCTTTTTAATCAATGTATGTAGTCTCTCCGTCCCGCCTTTTTTGATACTATGCTAGTGttaaaaaacgtcttacattttAAAACGGAGGAAGTACTTTCTAATTTTTGGATCAGTGATTGTTGGTCGTATTCAACAGGAAAAAATCATGCGCCAATTGCAAACCTTTTAACAAGTATAATATTGCACTGGTTTTCCATTTTATGTAAGCGCCTCAGCTCCACGAAAGGTAGCATTTGGATGTGGGAAACGTTTCTCCTCAGCCAGCTGATCCACGAAAAACATCAAGTGCTCGCACTGCCATTGGATGGGCATCAATCGCACACACTGCTCTTTCAAAGCACCCGCGCTCAGCATATCCTTATCCACACATAAGATGACAGCTTTGCCCATGCGTAAGACATGACAAGATTTTGTATTCATGGGTAATGGACCCCATAAAATAATACTGTATATGTGTAGGACATGAGTATGAAATTTTGGTCATGGGCAACTCAATGAATATCCAGAAAAAAATTAATAAATAAAAATAACTCCTATTGAAATGTGGGGTCAACAGTTCAACACCCACTCCTATGGCCAAACCCGATCCCTTATTCCAATAAATAAAAAGAGAGAGGGATGGCTAGAGGAGAGGGGCAATCACACGGCGGGCATCAGACGATTTGCGGCCCGGCCGATCTTTGCCAAAGATCAGTCGGATGGGCAGTACATTCTGTTATTCTAAACAAACTTGGAAGCAACAGTAACCAATTTTAGTGTTAAAATGCTAGCGCAATGAAACAAGCAGCGAATGTAAACGTTGATAGTGTCTGGCGTTCTTCACATGCATCAGAACCGACAAGGAAACACAACatccaaaaaaagagaaagaaaacacAACATCCAATATCCAAGAAGAGAGAAAAGAAATTCGGAATGAACCTAACGTAAATGCATCATGGATTGGGTAAAATCCCCATTTCAGCCGATCAATAACATAAATGCATCATGGATTGGGTACAAAAAACGATGTACATGGCATTGTGCATATGAAACTGAATTCCAGAAGAAGCAGAGAGCAATAATATTTTCTGAACCAATTATGCATAGCCTATGTAATATGAAACTGATTACTACCCAGATTCAACATAGCTTATGTAATCTCTTTCAGATTCAGCCTGCATTTCCCGTTCCAGTACCAGTTCAATGTAGATGGCATTGTGCATATGAAACTGAATCCAGAACTTGGCCTTTTTTTCATTTCGTTTTGGAAGAAAAATCACAGCCTGATGCAGTTCTTTATGGTTCAGAACATTAACCGCGACACAACTGGGAAATGTTTAGAGAAGAATCCAGACACACTGTTTATCTTCAACAATTTGGCAAAAAGATTCCACATCATTAAGCTGGGGATGAATCTTGACAGAGGCAGAACAGAAGCGTGCACACACTCATGTGTGTGCATCTTAGCGTGCAGGAGCATACACAATTTGCATTCAGGTCCGTCAAAGTTACATGTACAATACAAATACTAGATGCAGAATTGCAGATACTTTAAGAAACTAGCAGATCTTCTAGGTGAAATGGCTGGTGGAACAAAGAATAGGGCCtccttgattcaaatgatttTTTATAGGAAACACGGCATCCAAGAGAAGAGAAGGAGAATGCAACATCCAATATccaagaaaagagaagagaaggaaattcTGAATGAACAAGTGTGCATAACATAAATGCTTGGCTAGTAGACCTGTTGCAGTGATTGGGTAAAGTCTCCATTTCAATCCGTTGATAACCAAATTCAACAACTGCTATGATTTCAGTGGACAGTGCCCAACAAATAAAACTGAACTCAAGCACAAGGGGAAATGTTTACAGGAATACAAGGAAGCCACCTGCTCATGAAATATCTCTTAACATTCACATGCTGGCTTTTTATGCAAGATAGCGGTATAATTTTCTATCTGCTTTGTCCCTCTCTAAGAATTCGCGCTCGATCAGAGATTCTATGCGTTTCTTTATGATAACAGGGTTCGGCAAGAACCGTGCTTGCAATTGCTTGGTAACCTCAGATACAATACTGTTATGATCCAAGACCCTCCTAGATTTCATGATCCTGACGATGGCAGCCTCAATCTGAGGTTTCCTGTCCTCCTCAACTCGCTGGCGGGTCTCCTGCTTCTCTGGCTCAGATTCCTTTGCTGCCACCACGGTCCCGATCTTCACCTTAACAAGCTTGCTTGTGAACTTGTCATTGAAGTAGAATGTGTCATCCTCTGATATGTCCTTGCTCATGGGCTCTTTACGGAGAACATTCTTCCCCTTGACACAAGCAAGAGACTGGAGACATCTCTTTAGGTCTGTGGAAGGTATCTCAGTAGCTTGCTCGAT
This portion of the Triticum urartu cultivar G1812 unplaced genomic scaffold, Tu2.1 TuUngrouped_contig_5079, whole genome shotgun sequence genome encodes:
- the LOC125528741 gene encoding probable hexosyltransferase MUCI70 (The sequence of the model RefSeq protein was modified relative to this genomic sequence to represent the inferred CDS: added 69 bases not found in genome assembly), with amino-acid sequence MAEHRLPTTGPPPAAGPRRHSRRPRRRCRLLLPPTFALALLSLAYLSFSSHASLPFHTIHQGPANRENVGKGMDKRDKRNTTVKENISMTIDKSEPFIKGRKKKHYGPCEIEFLPSVDNLVEPADYSNFTQFLLKYILNEGHLIGNGFFEPLFAGHQSLREREETYYAKNQSLHCGFVDGPEGYPSSGFDLDEHDRAYMATCRVVVSSCIFGGSDYLRRPTKSRIGSYSKKNVCFIMFLDELTLTTLSSEGHVPDENGSIGLWRIVVVKNLPYKDMRRAGKVPKLLAHRLFPSALYSIWLDSKLRLHADPMLIIEYFLWRKKAEYAISVHYDRTCVWEEVLQNKRLNKYNHTAIDEQFYFYQSDGLVKFNASGHDPVLPSYVPEGSFIVRAHTPMSNLFSCLWFNEVNRFTSRDQLSFTYTYLKLRRMNAGRYFQLNMFKDCERRAVAKLFHHRTNGSTDPPPTNLRTDKNHSSMPS